The following coding sequences are from one Kushneria phosphatilytica window:
- a CDS encoding methyl-accepting chemotaxis protein codes for MKNLSIKWSLTLALGVLVVMVGIISALGFYSNNQSTQDLNELAEINVRQTSLLNRAQVNTLRARVLFSKYAELKWEGQSETATAIRQRAQQALDKAQQRFNAFQQIPLGRDSRRAPYVQKIEAAYQALVTETLQPLLNNDQLTAVELQRQQQRLDELAETFDGEVREFIHYTEQRGQQLMAANADLNQTLRISAISLLVLALIAAVMVRIAIMRMVVNPLQETVQHFDRIASGDLTARIEDRGRNEIGQLFAALRNMQGKLRELVMSLRHSSESVFSGSNEIASGSQDLSSRTEQQAASLEQTASSMEQMAATVRHNMDSAAEADQLSQQASRKAEEGGREVDQTVTTMREVAESSKQIHSIIEVIDGIAFQTNLLALNASVEAARAGEQGRGFAVVAGEVRSLAGRSADSAKEIRALIEETTQRIASGAEQSERSGRVIGEAVESIQRVTALMNEIASATREQNSGIEQINGAVTQMDSVTQQNAALVEQTSAAASSLKEQAEQLASLITTFRVDERDSEQSDRRTTAAVAPVTPAASTGSAVSPAPSGVKTETPTAKVESEEKPAPSARKASPARHEVAEEEWTEF; via the coding sequence ATGAAAAATTTATCCATCAAATGGAGCCTGACGCTGGCCCTGGGTGTGCTGGTCGTAATGGTCGGAATCATCAGTGCGCTGGGGTTCTATTCCAACAATCAGAGTACCCAGGATCTGAATGAGCTGGCGGAAATCAACGTCAGACAGACCAGTCTGCTCAATCGGGCTCAGGTTAATACGCTGCGTGCCCGGGTTCTGTTCAGTAAATACGCTGAACTGAAATGGGAAGGCCAGAGCGAGACGGCAACAGCTATCAGACAGCGCGCGCAGCAAGCGCTCGACAAGGCACAGCAGCGCTTCAATGCCTTTCAGCAGATTCCTCTGGGCCGGGATAGTCGTCGGGCACCCTATGTGCAGAAGATCGAGGCAGCCTACCAGGCACTGGTGACCGAGACCCTGCAACCGCTTTTGAATAATGACCAGTTGACAGCGGTGGAGCTGCAGCGTCAGCAGCAGCGTCTCGACGAGCTGGCCGAGACGTTTGACGGGGAAGTGCGCGAGTTCATTCATTACACCGAACAGCGCGGTCAGCAGCTGATGGCAGCCAATGCCGACCTGAATCAGACCCTTCGGATCAGTGCCATCTCACTGCTGGTACTGGCACTGATCGCGGCAGTGATGGTGCGCATCGCGATCATGCGGATGGTGGTCAATCCTCTGCAGGAAACAGTGCAACATTTTGATCGCATTGCCAGCGGTGATCTGACAGCTCGTATCGAAGATCGCGGTCGCAATGAGATCGGGCAGTTGTTTGCCGCTTTGCGCAACATGCAGGGCAAGCTGCGGGAGCTGGTCATGTCGCTGCGCCATAGCAGCGAAAGTGTATTCAGTGGCTCCAACGAGATTGCCAGTGGCAGTCAGGATCTGTCCTCGCGCACCGAGCAGCAGGCTGCATCGCTGGAGCAGACGGCGTCCAGCATGGAGCAGATGGCCGCCACCGTGCGTCATAACATGGATTCGGCCGCTGAAGCGGACCAGCTTTCGCAGCAGGCCTCCCGCAAGGCGGAAGAGGGCGGTCGCGAAGTCGATCAGACCGTGACGACCATGCGTGAAGTGGCAGAAAGCTCGAAACAGATTCACAGCATTATCGAGGTCATCGACGGCATTGCCTTCCAGACCAACCTGCTGGCGCTCAATGCCTCGGTCGAAGCGGCTCGGGCCGGTGAGCAGGGTCGCGGTTTCGCCGTGGTCGCCGGTGAGGTGCGTTCGCTGGCCGGACGCAGTGCGGATTCCGCGAAGGAGATCCGGGCACTGATCGAGGAGACGACCCAGCGCATTGCCAGTGGTGCCGAACAGTCCGAGCGCAGTGGCCGAGTTATCGGCGAAGCCGTCGAATCCATTCAGCGGGTCACCGCGCTGATGAACGAGATCGCCTCGGCCACGCGTGAGCAGAATAGCGGCATCGAGCAGATCAACGGGGCTGTCACCCAGATGGATTCGGTCACCCAGCAGAATGCGGCACTGGTCGAGCAGACCAGCGCTGCGGCCTCCTCGCTGAAGGAACAGGCCGAACAGCTGGCGAGTCTGATCACGACCTTCCGCGTTGATGAACGGGATAGTGAGCAGAGCGATCGGAGGACGACCGCTGCGGTGGCGCCCGTAACGCCGGCAGCGTCGACAGGGTCTGCCGTGTCGCCCGCGCCCTCCGGAGTGAAGACCGAGACCCCGACAGCGAAGGTCGAGTCGGAAGAAAAG
- a CDS encoding YrhK family protein encodes MPHLFTNRPRTSRVFDNDSNLTINFRWETVNSLLYELGGLLFIVGSALFFPRFEAYKDLGAWLFFVGSLVYLLVLVHDMMEIYQFWPKRRLSPSRMLEVSALWSYVAGTVLFTVGSLFFLSWWDWIMAGAWCFVIGSILFVFGACLNVLMIIRASSLMTLQLMNLTAVTFVIGSGLFVVASIPYLWDIKSPADEEKMFAFLAWLFLIGSVLFLVGGLFNHQRSRLVMQARLDALANDPQADNRLLSFVRGEIEEDEFYSHKQGRIGETRGKRGTSNR; translated from the coding sequence ATGCCGCATCTGTTCACGAATCGGCCGCGCACTTCACGGGTCTTTGATAATGACTCGAATCTGACCATCAATTTCCGCTGGGAGACGGTCAACTCCCTGCTCTACGAGCTGGGCGGCCTGCTGTTCATTGTGGGCAGTGCCCTGTTCTTTCCTCGTTTCGAAGCCTACAAGGATCTCGGGGCCTGGCTGTTCTTCGTCGGCTCGCTGGTCTATCTGCTGGTGCTGGTGCACGACATGATGGAGATCTACCAGTTCTGGCCCAAACGCCGGCTCTCTCCCAGCCGGATGCTGGAAGTCAGTGCGTTATGGTCCTATGTCGCGGGGACCGTACTGTTCACGGTGGGCAGCCTGTTTTTTCTCTCCTGGTGGGACTGGATCATGGCCGGCGCCTGGTGTTTCGTGATCGGCTCGATCCTGTTTGTGTTCGGCGCCTGCCTGAACGTGCTGATGATCATTCGCGCCTCGTCGCTGATGACGCTGCAGCTGATGAATCTCACGGCCGTGACTTTCGTGATCGGTTCCGGCCTGTTCGTGGTCGCCTCCATTCCCTATCTCTGGGATATAAAGAGTCCGGCGGATGAAGAGAAGATGTTTGCCTTCCTGGCCTGGCTGTTTCTGATTGGCAGTGTGCTGTTTCTGGTAGGTGGGCTCTTCAACCATCAACGCTCGAGATTGGTGATGCAGGCCAGGCTTGATGCGCTGGCCAATGACCCCCAGGCCGATAATCGGCTGCTTTCCTTCGTGCGTGGCGAGATCGAGGAGGATGAATTCTACTCGCACAAGCAGGGGCGAATTGGTGAAACCAGGGGAAAGCGCGGTACTTCGAACCGCTGA
- a CDS encoding LysR family transcriptional regulator, whose product MDNSIDLNALRVFERVAANGSFTAAARHFHVAVSSVSRQISALEASLGVRLLYRHTRAVSLTDAGRQYYEQIRGTLEQLDHATEALTDPGAEPAGTLRINAPVAFGQRRILPLLNAFQRCYPAVKAELLLTDEVTDPVREGSDITFRVGELSDSSLVARPLAPMNYVTAASPAYLARRGTPNEPQDLFEHDCLLYQGEMGRQRWYFRGDGEARATALGLSGSLYSNDAESLLQAALLGQGIVMFPTWLIGELLQEHRLVPLLEEWQCEVAPQRRMIHLLTTEGRQRSHKVQAFIDHLMSAVDPVPPWDRWREAP is encoded by the coding sequence ATGGACAACTCGATTGATCTCAATGCTCTGCGCGTCTTTGAACGAGTGGCCGCCAATGGCAGCTTTACCGCGGCGGCGCGACATTTTCATGTCGCGGTCTCCTCGGTCTCGCGTCAGATCAGTGCGCTGGAAGCGTCACTGGGCGTCCGGCTGCTCTATCGCCATACCCGGGCAGTCAGTCTCACCGATGCCGGGCGGCAGTATTACGAGCAGATCCGTGGCACGCTGGAGCAGCTCGATCACGCAACCGAGGCGCTGACCGACCCCGGGGCCGAACCTGCCGGAACACTGCGCATCAATGCGCCGGTGGCTTTCGGGCAGCGCCGTATCCTGCCACTGCTTAACGCCTTTCAGCGTTGCTATCCGGCGGTAAAGGCGGAACTGCTGCTGACCGACGAGGTAACCGATCCGGTACGCGAGGGCAGTGATATTACCTTTCGGGTCGGTGAGCTCTCCGACTCCTCGCTGGTCGCGCGACCGCTGGCACCGATGAATTATGTCACCGCGGCGTCGCCGGCCTATCTCGCTCGCCGGGGGACACCGAACGAGCCGCAGGACCTGTTCGAGCACGATTGCCTGCTCTATCAGGGGGAGATGGGACGCCAGCGCTGGTACTTTCGCGGTGACGGTGAGGCACGAGCCACAGCCCTCGGGCTCTCCGGCTCGCTCTACAGCAATGATGCCGAGAGCCTGTTGCAGGCGGCGCTGCTGGGGCAGGGGATCGTCATGTTTCCTACCTGGCTGATCGGGGAGCTGCTTCAGGAGCATCGGCTGGTGCCGCTGCTGGAGGAATGGCAGTGCGAGGTCGCCCCGCAGCGGCGCATGATTCATCTCCTGACCACTGAAGGCCGCCAGCGCTCACACAAGGTACAGGCTTTCATTGATCATCTGATGAGTGCCGTCGATCCCGTACCGCCCTGGGATCGCTGGCGCGAGGCGCCCTGA
- a CDS encoding SDR family oxidoreductase produces MRKGTALVVGATGITGGNLAAYLVASGWTVYGLSRRPSGQAGVIPVSTDLLDRHATRQALEGLPISHVFFCTWTRRDSERENVEANGAMMNHLFDALDAGKLQHASLVTGTKQYLGAFESYGSGRVETPFRESAPRVPGENFYYTLEDILIEAAERHGFNWNVHRPHTVIGHARGNAMNMGVTIAIYASICREQGWPFVFPGSQTQWNALTDMTDALLLARQMEWAALAPGAQNEAFNTVNGDTFRWRRMWQEIGEFFGLEVPDCPETPRPLEEQMAGMEETWREIATRHGLVEADVTKLASWWHTDADLGREQECVNDLTKCRDFGFNEFRETRAAFLDLFARLRAERVIP; encoded by the coding sequence ATGCGCAAGGGTACGGCACTGGTCGTCGGCGCCACCGGCATTACCGGTGGCAATCTGGCGGCTTATCTTGTCGCCAGCGGCTGGACCGTTTATGGCCTGTCACGACGTCCCTCGGGTCAGGCCGGGGTGATCCCCGTCTCCACCGACCTGCTTGATCGCCATGCGACCCGACAGGCGCTGGAGGGGCTGCCGATCAGTCACGTTTTCTTCTGCACCTGGACCCGACGCGACAGCGAACGGGAGAACGTTGAAGCCAACGGCGCGATGATGAACCATCTGTTCGATGCCCTCGACGCCGGCAAGCTTCAGCATGCCTCGCTGGTCACCGGCACCAAGCAGTATCTCGGTGCCTTCGAGAGCTACGGCAGTGGCCGGGTCGAGACCCCCTTCCGGGAATCCGCGCCACGCGTACCGGGCGAAAACTTCTACTACACCCTGGAAGACATCCTGATCGAAGCGGCCGAGCGGCACGGCTTCAACTGGAACGTGCACCGTCCGCACACCGTGATCGGTCATGCCCGGGGCAACGCCATGAACATGGGTGTGACCATCGCCATCTATGCTTCGATCTGCCGGGAGCAGGGCTGGCCCTTCGTCTTCCCCGGCTCGCAGACCCAGTGGAACGCACTCACCGACATGACCGATGCGCTGCTGCTGGCACGCCAGATGGAGTGGGCAGCACTGGCACCCGGGGCGCAGAACGAGGCGTTCAATACGGTCAACGGCGATACCTTCCGCTGGCGACGGATGTGGCAGGAGATCGGCGAATTCTTCGGCCTCGAGGTACCGGACTGCCCGGAAACCCCGCGACCCCTGGAGGAGCAGATGGCCGGCATGGAGGAGACCTGGCGCGAGATTGCCACGCGTCACGGACTGGTGGAAGCAGATGTCACGAAGCTGGCCTCATGGTGGCACACCGATGCCGACCTGGGCCGCGAGCAGGAGTGCGTCAACGATCTCACCAAGTGCCGCGACTTCGGCTTCAACGAGTTCCGCGAAACGCGGGCTGCCTTTCTGGATTTGTTCGCCCGGCTGCGCGCCGAGCGCGTGATTCCCTGA
- a CDS encoding ABC transporter substrate-binding protein — MAVRLLPRSLAVIMCLMSLLLTQQVRASQPTDTAEHTMASHTHYPLTIDNCGRSLTFRQAPQRLVTLGQLESELMLSLGVADRMVGTAVWFGPVRPSLRQANQTVPRLSEDVPSFESVTRLRPDLVAAQFTYHLGTHGEVATRDQFEQLGIHTWVSPSDCIGKQVTESSNSDGSRSRPFTMAMIDQEITQLARILDVQARGKTLIDQLHQRIARVRAEAALPRGSDRPTVVYWFSSPRLQGDPWVAGNDGAPGVISRTLGLDNIIDSAQEWPAVSWERIATLDPDIIVIADMNRRRFPADDVRKKLDFLHHDPVARELDAVKQGHIITVEAQGLNPSMRVVDAIETIGRQLADFRAAGS; from the coding sequence ATGGCTGTTCGGCTCCTGCCGCGCTCCCTTGCTGTCATCATGTGCCTGATGAGCCTGCTGTTGACCCAGCAGGTACGCGCCAGCCAGCCGACAGATACCGCGGAACACACCATGGCCTCCCATACCCACTACCCGCTGACCATCGACAACTGCGGCCGCTCGCTGACCTTCCGCCAGGCGCCGCAGCGCCTCGTGACGCTGGGCCAGCTCGAGAGTGAGCTGATGCTGTCGCTGGGTGTGGCCGATCGCATGGTAGGCACTGCTGTCTGGTTTGGCCCGGTACGCCCGTCACTGCGTCAGGCCAATCAAACCGTACCCCGGCTATCGGAAGATGTGCCGAGCTTCGAGTCCGTGACCCGCCTGCGGCCGGATCTGGTGGCTGCCCAGTTCACCTATCATCTGGGTACTCACGGCGAGGTCGCCACACGGGATCAGTTCGAACAGCTCGGCATTCACACCTGGGTGTCACCCAGCGACTGCATCGGCAAGCAGGTGACCGAAAGCTCCAACAGCGACGGGAGTCGCAGCCGTCCCTTCACCATGGCCATGATCGATCAGGAGATCACCCAACTGGCGCGCATTCTCGATGTCCAGGCACGAGGCAAGACCTTGATCGATCAGTTGCACCAGCGCATTGCAAGGGTCAGAGCCGAGGCAGCACTGCCCAGAGGCAGCGACAGGCCCACGGTGGTGTACTGGTTCTCCAGCCCGCGGCTGCAGGGCGATCCCTGGGTAGCCGGCAATGATGGGGCCCCGGGCGTTATCTCGCGGACCCTGGGTCTGGATAACATCATCGATAGTGCTCAGGAATGGCCGGCCGTAAGCTGGGAGCGAATTGCCACGCTGGATCCCGACATCATTGTGATCGCCGACATGAACCGACGCCGCTTTCCCGCCGACGATGTCCGTAAAAAGCTCGATTTCCTCCACCATGATCCGGTAGCCCGGGAACTCGATGCCGTGAAGCAGGGGCACATCATTACCGTCGAGGCCCAGGGGCTCAATCCCTCCATGCGCGTGGTCGATGCCATTGAAACCATCGGTCGACAGCTGGCCGACTTTCGCGCAGCCGGCTCATGA
- a CDS encoding FecCD family ABC transporter permease gives MIEWLAARDGWPVRWGLALLALIMLAGVVTLAASIGEMPIPLSVTLASITNGLGITDLPLDRIQQGIVWQYRMSRALMAASCGAGLALCGTILQALLRNALAEPYVLGISAGASTGAVTVLLLGLGGGLIGMPMGAFLGALAAFALVILLAAGARSSTTRVILAGVAAAQLFNALTAWVVSTSANAEQSRSIMFWLLGSLGGVRWPDVGLAASVVILGSLICLCFARTLDAFAFGEDAAAALGVAVGPVRLILLTMTALITATMVSIVGAVGFVGLVIPHAARFLIGPGHMRLLPASVLIGANFMVLADILSRIIVPQQVLPIGVVTALFGAPAFAFILYRARPSA, from the coding sequence ATGATCGAATGGCTGGCAGCCCGGGATGGCTGGCCGGTGCGCTGGGGGCTGGCGCTGCTGGCCCTGATCATGCTGGCAGGCGTGGTGACTCTGGCGGCCTCGATCGGTGAGATGCCGATTCCACTGTCGGTGACGCTTGCCAGCATCACCAATGGCCTGGGCATCACCGACCTGCCACTGGATCGCATTCAGCAGGGCATCGTCTGGCAGTACCGCATGAGTCGAGCGCTGATGGCGGCCAGTTGCGGTGCCGGGCTGGCGCTGTGTGGCACCATCCTGCAGGCACTGCTGCGTAACGCACTGGCCGAGCCCTATGTGCTGGGCATTTCCGCGGGCGCCTCTACCGGCGCCGTCACGGTATTGCTGCTGGGGCTGGGTGGCGGACTCATCGGCATGCCGATGGGGGCGTTCCTCGGTGCGCTGGCCGCCTTTGCGCTGGTGATCCTGCTGGCCGCCGGGGCACGCAGCAGTACCACCCGGGTGATTCTCGCCGGCGTCGCCGCTGCCCAGCTGTTCAATGCCCTGACAGCGTGGGTGGTCAGTACCTCGGCCAATGCCGAACAGTCCCGCAGCATCATGTTCTGGCTATTGGGCAGTCTCGGCGGCGTACGCTGGCCGGATGTCGGGCTGGCCGCTTCGGTCGTGATCCTCGGGAGCCTGATCTGTCTCTGTTTCGCCCGAACCCTGGATGCCTTCGCCTTCGGCGAGGACGCCGCTGCCGCGCTCGGGGTCGCCGTGGGCCCGGTGCGCCTGATCCTGCTGACCATGACCGCCCTGATCACCGCCACCATGGTCAGTATCGTCGGAGCCGTGGGATTCGTGGGCCTGGTTATTCCGCATGCAGCGCGATTTCTGATCGGCCCGGGCCACATGCGGCTGCTGCCCGCGTCGGTCCTGATCGGTGCCAACTTCATGGTGCTGGCCGATATTCTCTCCAGAATCATTGTGCCCCAGCAGGTGCTGCCGATCGGGGTCGTTACGGCCCTGTTCGGGGCGCCCGCCTTCGCGTTCATCCTCTATCGCGCGAGGCCCTCGGCATGA
- a CDS encoding heme ABC transporter ATP-binding protein: protein MSLQGLNLYWTKHQVAIVDDVTLSVQPGETLGLLGPNGAGKSSLLHLLAGLRRPDSGQVLLDDTPLRRLSRRQIARQLALLEQHATTDSDLSVEEVVQLGRTPHRGALRPWQPEDTRLILHALERVGLTELRRRRWHTLSGGERQRVQLARALAQQPRVLLLDEPTNHLDIQHQLDLLALVRHLAITSVVALHDLNLAAMFCDRLIVLHRGRMVAEGTPEMVLTPTLIREVYGVATRVTPSPDHGRLQVHYLPGSLPP from the coding sequence ATGAGTCTGCAGGGACTGAATCTCTACTGGACGAAACATCAGGTTGCCATCGTCGATGACGTGACGCTGAGCGTCCAGCCAGGCGAAACGCTGGGCCTGCTCGGCCCCAACGGCGCAGGAAAATCATCACTGCTGCATCTGCTGGCCGGATTACGGCGTCCCGACTCGGGTCAGGTACTGCTCGACGACACGCCGCTGCGACGACTGTCGAGACGGCAGATTGCGCGTCAGCTGGCGCTGCTCGAACAGCACGCCACGACAGACTCCGATCTCAGCGTAGAGGAAGTGGTTCAGCTTGGCCGCACGCCTCACCGGGGTGCACTGCGCCCCTGGCAGCCGGAAGATACGCGCCTCATCCTGCATGCGCTTGAGCGTGTCGGCCTGACCGAACTGCGCCGGCGGCGCTGGCATACCCTCTCCGGCGGCGAGCGCCAACGGGTGCAGCTCGCCCGGGCCCTGGCCCAGCAACCCCGGGTCCTGTTGCTGGATGAGCCCACCAACCACCTCGATATCCAGCATCAGCTCGATCTGCTGGCCCTGGTGCGTCATCTGGCGATCACCAGCGTGGTGGCCCTTCATGATCTCAATCTGGCCGCGATGTTCTGCGATCGCCTGATCGTGCTGCATCGGGGTCGTATGGTCGCGGAAGGCACGCCGGAGATGGTGTTGACCCCAACGCTGATCCGGGAGGTTTATGGCGTGGCCACGCGCGTGACGCCCTCACCGGATCACGGCCGGCTGCAGGTGCACTACCTGCCGGGCTCGTTGCCACCGTAA
- a CDS encoding PepSY-associated TM helix domain-containing protein — MTSSTVRTASQGAPRSGAAAVLVALLMRLHFYIGLLVGPFLLIAAFSGLLYALTPQIESAVFHHQLYTDSRGPTLPLAEQIHVAEQVIESDARLSAVRPAPAPGTTTRVMFHEPGMGPSDARAIFVDPVTGGVRGDLPVYGTSGALPLRTWIDKFHRSLLLGDWGRLYSELAASWLWVLALGGLALWWQRRRRISAGGRRPSGMRRWHGTLGAWLMLGLLFFSATGLTWSQWAGGNIAVLRHAWGWGTPSVSTQLADAAPVGAHEHHGVVDNPGAKKVASPPPERFDGVLAAARGVGLDAGKVELIPPASEDRAWKVREIDRRWPTRVDEVAIEPNTLQVIDRTRFEDFPLAAKLTRWGIDAHMGILFGLPNQLLLVGVASGLIAMIVLGYRMWWQRRPTLRGCEVVAPLALLRRLPKPLALTILVMAALLGWALPLMGISLLAFLLLDSLLLHYRQRRTGAAVADPT; from the coding sequence ATGACATCCTCCACGGTCAGAACCGCCTCCCAGGGCGCGCCACGAAGCGGGGCCGCTGCTGTACTGGTGGCCCTGCTGATGCGTCTGCACTTTTATATTGGCCTGCTGGTGGGCCCCTTTCTGCTGATTGCGGCGTTCAGCGGGCTGCTTTATGCACTGACACCACAGATCGAAAGCGCAGTCTTTCATCATCAGCTGTATACCGATTCGCGCGGCCCCACTCTGCCGCTGGCGGAGCAGATTCATGTTGCCGAACAGGTGATTGAGAGCGATGCCCGGCTATCGGCGGTGCGGCCGGCTCCGGCACCGGGGACAACCACTCGGGTGATGTTTCATGAACCCGGCATGGGCCCGTCGGATGCGCGTGCCATTTTTGTCGATCCGGTCACGGGTGGGGTACGGGGCGATCTGCCGGTGTACGGGACCAGTGGGGCACTGCCGCTGCGTACCTGGATCGACAAGTTCCACCGCAGTCTGCTGCTCGGTGACTGGGGCCGGCTCTATAGTGAGCTGGCAGCCTCCTGGCTGTGGGTACTGGCGCTGGGTGGGCTGGCGCTCTGGTGGCAGCGGCGACGACGGATCAGTGCCGGCGGTAGACGCCCATCAGGCATGCGTCGCTGGCATGGCACCCTGGGCGCCTGGCTGATGCTTGGGCTGCTGTTCTTTTCCGCCACGGGGCTGACCTGGTCACAGTGGGCTGGTGGCAATATCGCCGTGCTCCGCCATGCCTGGGGCTGGGGGACGCCGAGCGTCTCGACCCAGCTGGCGGACGCCGCACCTGTTGGAGCGCATGAGCATCATGGGGTGGTGGATAATCCCGGCGCGAAGAAGGTAGCGAGCCCCCCGCCAGAACGTTTTGATGGCGTGCTGGCGGCGGCACGCGGTGTTGGGCTCGATGCCGGCAAGGTCGAGCTGATCCCGCCCGCCAGCGAGGATCGGGCATGGAAGGTACGCGAGATCGATCGGCGCTGGCCGACCCGAGTCGATGAAGTGGCCATCGAGCCGAACACGCTGCAGGTCATCGACCGTACCCGGTTCGAGGATTTTCCGCTGGCGGCGAAGCTGACTCGCTGGGGCATCGATGCGCACATGGGTATCCTGTTCGGCCTGCCCAATCAGTTGTTGCTGGTCGGTGTTGCCAGTGGTTTGATCGCAATGATCGTGCTGGGCTATCGCATGTGGTGGCAGCGGCGTCCGACGTTGCGCGGTTGCGAAGTGGTAGCGCCGTTGGCACTGTTGCGGCGTTTACCGAAACCGCTGGCACTGACGATTCTGGTGATGGCGGCGCTGCTGGGCTGGGCATTGCCGCTGATGGGCATCAGCCTGCTGGCATTTCTACTGCTTGATTCGCTGTTGCTCCATTACCGACAGCGGCGAACCGGGGCGGCAGTGGCCGATCCGACATGA
- a CDS encoding Crp/Fnr family transcriptional regulator: MSASQRSCMVRQFQHYADLSEADIELLDSLEHSPEQLPAERTVWREGGAANELAVLSEGWACSYYTLEDGSRLILDIYLPGDVIGLREFATSEHMATVETITECTLCRFPHHHLTDVFAKSFKLTRTFFAIATTQQSILVERMINLGRRNASNRIAHFLCEMYTRLGRMNDNMNGNFRMPLSQEMLADIMGLSSVHVSRTFSQLHDDKLVERSRHNIRIPDMDRLVEHAGFTDNYLGTRSIIENRA; the protein is encoded by the coding sequence ATGAGTGCATCACAGAGAAGCTGCATGGTACGTCAGTTCCAGCATTATGCAGATCTATCGGAGGCGGATATCGAGCTGCTCGATTCGCTGGAGCACTCTCCCGAACAGTTACCCGCGGAGCGAACCGTCTGGCGGGAGGGTGGTGCCGCCAATGAGCTGGCCGTGCTCAGCGAAGGATGGGCCTGCAGCTACTACACGCTGGAGGATGGCAGTCGCCTGATTCTGGATATCTATCTGCCCGGCGATGTCATCGGTCTGCGTGAGTTTGCTACCTCGGAGCACATGGCGACCGTCGAAACCATCACCGAATGTACGCTCTGCCGCTTCCCGCACCATCATCTGACGGATGTTTTCGCAAAATCCTTCAAGCTGACCAGAACCTTCTTCGCCATCGCGACGACCCAGCAGTCGATTCTGGTCGAGCGCATGATCAACCTTGGGCGACGCAATGCCTCGAATCGTATCGCGCATTTTCTGTGCGAGATGTATACCCGTCTGGGGCGCATGAATGACAACATGAACGGCAATTTCCGCATGCCGCTCTCTCAGGAGATGCTGGCCGATATCATGGGCCTCTCCTCGGTGCATGTCAGCCGTACCTTCTCCCAGCTGCATGATGACAAGCTGGTGGAGCGCTCACGACACAACATCCGGATTCCGGACATGGATCGTCTGGTGGAACATGCCGGTTTTACCGATAACTACCTGGGTACGCGTTCGATCATCGAGAATCGCGCCTGA